The genomic window GCCCCGAGTCCGTCAGCGACGAGAAGTGGGCCGAGCTGCGCACCGCCGAAATGAACTACGCCCAGGACCTCATGCGCGAAGGCAAGTTCCGCCACGTCTGGCGCGTCGTCGGCGACGTGTCCAACGTCAGCATCTTCGACGTCGACACCCACGCCGAGCTGCACGACATCCTGCAGAACCTGCCGCTGTTCCCGTACATGGACGTCAAAGTCACCCCGCTGGCTGAACACCCCTCCGGACTGCCGGAGATGTACGCCTACGCGTCCTGACCGCGGCGGTGAACTGACACACCCCCGACCCGGGCCATCTGGTGGCCCGGATCGGGGGTGTGGTGCGTGTACCTAGCTGTCGAGGAAACGACCAAGGATCGGGACGTAGAAGTAATTCGGTCCCCCGAAGCGGACACAGTCATCCCCGGCTCCGCTGACGATGGTGACGAGGTTGTCATTGTTAGCGTACTGGCATGCAAAATGAGTCTTGTATGGGCCGCCGGGCATCGGCAGACCTGCCTCACTCGAGGTGCTGGACAGAGAAGCTGTTTCAGCCTGTGCGACACTGGGAGCCAACATCGCAACAGATAGGGCGCTCACGATGGCAATGCACGCCCGACGAACGTTAAACATGTAGGAAACCTCCGAATAGCCTGTATATCTTCCGACAACGGCCTTAATGTATCCCCGCGAGGTCGGTCCTGCCACCGGAACCCTGAGAATCAGGGCAACCACGCCCGCTAACCGGCAAATCTTACCCCCGTCAGTGTGTATTCCGAGCCCGACCGCAGTCGCACAACGGCCATATTTGACCGGACACGCTCAGTAGATGACCACCAGGCGACCGTCGACGGCCATGTCAATTTCAGAACTCAGCAACGGTAAAATACATAAAGTGGTTGCTACGAGTGTGTTCAGACCGGTGTCCACAATCTCAATGTGGGGTACCCGCCTGCGCCTCCTGAGCGGGGGTGCGGTGTGTCGGAGGTCATTTACGCTTATTACGCTTGTGGCGGCCCCAGGCGTAGCCGACGATGCCGCCCACAAAGACAACCAGTCCGACGAACAATGGATCCATTGCGTGTCCTTCTTTCAGGTGCAGGTAGGTCCGTTATACGTCTGCGGCCACCGCGTCGATCGCGGTCTGCAGCAGCACCGACGGGTTCTTCTTGCGCCAGGCGATGGCCAGGCGCAGCGTCGGCAAGCCCTCGTCCGCGAAGGGGACGGCACGCACTCCCTGGGTGATCGCGTCGACGCCGCTGACGGAGATGGACACGCCCTGGTTGCCGGCGACGAGCACGAGCACCGAATACGCGTCGGCCGCCTCCTGGACCACCCGGGGACTGAAGTCGGCGGTGGCGCAGACCTCTTCGATGAGCTTGCCTTGGGCGGAGCCGCTGTAGCGGCGCGGGATGATGAAATCCTCGTCGACGAGCTCCGCGACCCGGACGCTGTCGTGCTCGGCTAGGCGGTGGCTTTCGGGGGCCAACAGGACGGGGTGATGGGTGGACACCAGCCGGGTGCTCAACTCCGCGTGCTCCAGCGGGTACTGGATCAGGCCGGCGTCCAGATCGCCGTCGATGATCGCGCCCGCGACCTGCGCGGAATTCTCGAACTGCCGCACGCCCAGATCGACTCCCGGCGCCGCAGCGGAGATGTCACGCAGCATGCCCGGCAGCAGGGCGGCGCCCGTGGTGCCCGAGGCACCCAGCACCAGGTGGCCCACTCCGCTCAAGTCCGCGTTGCGCACATTGTGCTCGGCTTCTTCGACCTTGGCGAAGATCGCCCGCGCCTCCTCGGCGAGCACCTCACCGGCCGGGGTCAGACGCGCGCCCCGCGGGTGGCGTTCAAAGAGCTGGACGCCGAGTTCTTTCTCCAACCGGTGGATCTGCTTGGTCAGCGGGGGCTGCGCGATGAACAGTCGGGCCGCCGCCCGCCCGAAGTGCAGCTCCTCCGACAGCACCAGAAACGACTGCAAGAGGCGCAGCTCCATGGTGGGCATCCTTTCCGTGGAAGGTCTTCAATGCGTGGGATGGGAACGCATCACACGATATAGCGTCGTCGCAGGGCAGGCGGGAAAACATGCACCGGCAGAATCACTATGCGCGCGCATAGTCGGCCCGGCCTTAACGCAGAATGCGTTTGCCCAGCTTCAACGCCGCGCGGTAGACCTCGGCGACGGTGCCGCGATCCAGTCCCGGCGGGCCGGTGAGAGGCATGACGCGTTGCACGGCGACGGTGCGCGGCTCGGTGTACTTCAACAGTCCCTCCTCGCCGTGCCGACGCCCCACGCCCGAAGCCTTCCAGCCGCCCATCGGGGCGTCCATGGAACTCCATGCGGCGGCGTAGCCGTCGTTGACGTTGACGGTGCCCACCTGCAGCTGTGCGGCGATCACCTTGCCCGTCGTCGGCCGGGCCCACACGGAGGCGTTGAGTCCGTAGTCGGTGTCGTTGGCCCTGGCCACGGCCTCGTCGTGGGAAGAGACGGCCTCGATGTAGACCACCGGGCCGAAGACCTCCTCGCGGTGCAGCCGGGCGGTGACGGGCACGTCGACGAGCACGGTGGGGGAGTAGAAGGCCTCACCCAACTCTGGCAACGCCTTCCCGCCGGTCAGCACCGTCGCGCCCTTGTTCACCGCGTCGCGCACCATCTCGTGGACGCCCTCGCGGTGCTCCGCGGAGATCAACGAGCCCATGTCCAGGGTCCAGTCGTGGCCGCCGCCGACCTTCATGGCCTTGGTCGCGGCGACGAACTGCTCGGTGAATTCCTTGACGACGGAATCGTGGACGTAGATCCGCTCAATGGAGATGCACAGCTGACCGGAGTTGGAGAAACACGCCGTCACCGCACCCGCGGCGGCCTTGGCCACGTTGGCGTCCGCCGCCACGATCATCGCGTTCTTCCCGCCCAGCTCCGCGGAAAAACCCGTCAACCGCTCCGAGGCCTGCGCCGCAAGCGTTCGGCCCGTTGCCGTCGAGCCGGTGAACATCAGGTAGTCGCACTGCGCCACGATCTCCTGGCCGACTTGCTTGCCGGAGCCGGTCACCACCTGAAACAGGCCCTCCGGCAACCCGGCGTCGGCGAGGATCTCGGCGGCCTTCAACGCCGTCAACGGCGTCTGCGCATCCGGCTTGAGCACTACCGCGTTGCCGGCCATGAGCGCGGCCACCGCATCGGAGACGGCCAACGTCAGCGGGTAGTTCCACGGCGCGATCACGCCGACCACCCCGATGGGCGGGTGCTCGACGTAGGTCTCGGTGAGCAGGGGCAGCGCGCCGCGTACCCGGGTGGGACGCAGCAGTTTTCCGGCCGCGTAGCCGTAGTGGCGCGCGGTGATCGCCGCCTCCAGGATCTCCTCGTGCGCGCCGGCGCGGTTCTTGCCGGACTCGTCCTGGATGACGTCCATGAGCTCATCCTGCTTGTCCAGCAACAAGTCGTGGTAGCGCAGCATGACCGCCTTGCGTTCGTGGACGCCGGTCGCCGCCCAGGTCTTCTGGACCCGGCGGGCGAAGGCGAAGGCCTTGCGGGTGTCGGCGGCGGTGTGGGCGGGCACCTCGCCGAGTGACTCGCCGGTGGCGGGGTTGGTCACGTGGATCGTCGGCATAGGATCAAGTCTATGCAGAGCATTGTGGTGACGGGGGCGGCCGGCGGGCTGGGACGGGCGGTCGTCGATGAGTTCCTCGACCGCGGTTGGCTCGTCGGGGCCTACGACCTCGAGGAACCGGACGTGGCCGAGCACCCTAACCTGATCACCGGCCGGTTGGACGTCACCGACCCGGACGCCTGGGACGCCGCACTTGCGGACTTCCACGCCCGCGCCGGGCGCATCGACGCCGTGGACAACAACGCCGGCCTGCTCATCGACGGCCCGCTACCCGACGCCGACCCGGAGAAGATCCGTCAGCTCATCGAGGTCAACGCCACCGGCGTCACCCTCGGCGCGCGGGCCTCCTTCGAGTACCTGCGCGCCACCCGCGGCACGCTGGTGAACATGGCCTCGGCCTCCGCGATCTACGGCCAGCCCGGCATCGCGGCGTATTCGGCGACGAAGTTCTACGTGGCCGGCCTCACGGAGGCGCTGAACCTGGAGTGGAAGAAGGACAAGGTCCGCGTCGTCGACGTCTGGCCCTTGTGGGCGAAGACGACGTTGGCGGACAACGGCGCCGCCAGCGTGAAAAAGCTCGGCGTGCACATCACCCCGGAGGACGTCGCCGAGGTCGTGTGGGCGGCCGTGAATCCGCCGACCCGGTGGGCGCGCGGCAAGGTGCACTACGGGGTGTCCAGGCTGGACAGGCTTATGTACCTGGGCCGGTCATTGGCCACGGACCGGATGGCGAAGAACCTGACGCGGCTGCTCGCGGGCTGAGCGTCAGGCGTCGGCGGGGGCGAGGACGATGTCGAAGCGGGCCTTCGCCCAGGTCTCATCACCCAGATCACGGCCGTCCGGGGTCGGGGTGTCGGCGGGTTGCTCGTCGAAGCGTTTGATCAGCGAATCCTTGACCCCGAACACGGAGTCACCGATCTCCAGCTGCGGATCACCCTCGACGAAGATATGGGTGACCAAGGTGCGGTGTTCCGGGGCGGTGACCATGAAATGCAGATGCGCGGCACGGATCGGGGAACGCCCCGTGGCGGCGAGCATCTTACCCACCGGCCCGTCGTGCGGGATCGGGTACGGCACCGGGGTCAACCCCCAGAACCGGTACTCGCCGTGTTCATCGGTGTACAGGTGGGCACGCGCCATGGTGCGGTCGTCGTCGTATTGGACGTCGTAGAAGCCGTCTTCGTCGCATTCCCACACCTCGATCCGCGCATTCGGCACGGGTCGGCCGTCGGTGTCGGTGACGGTGCCTTCGATCCAGGCGGGCTGGCCCTTGGCACCAAAGGAGATGTCGCCGCCGAGCTCCACCTCGGGTGCGTCGTCGACGAAGAAGGGGCCGAAGACGGTGGCTTCGGTGGCGTCTTTGTAGGCCTCGTTGTTGACCGCGATGGTCTGCATCGAGGCACCGAGGGTGTCGGAGAGCAGGACGAATTCCTGGCGTTTGTCGTCGGTGATGTGCCCGACCCGGGTCAAAAACTCGATCGCGGTGTTCCATTCCTCTTCGGTCAGGCGCACGTCGCGGATGAAGTCGTGTAGATGCACGGTCAGCGACTGCATGATCTGCTTCAGTCGCGGGTCGTCGCAGTCGTCGAAAGGACGCGACGACCCGATCGACGAGGTCTTGTTCGACCTGGCGCTGCGCCTCGGAGACGGGGGCGGTGGGGTCGGTGGTGGCGGTCATGACGGGTTCCTCCTGGTGGATGGACGAGGCGGGGTCAGTGGATGGTGGCGGGGTCGTCGCCGTTCAGGGCGGCGGTGAGCAAGGCGGTGAGGTTTTCGGCGGTGACCTTGCGGGGGTTGTTCGCGGGTACTTTTTCCAGGATGATCTCCACGGCGTGCGGGACGCCCTCGGCGGTGAAGCCGTAGTCGGACAGTTTCTGCGGGGCGTCGACCTGGCCGCGCAGTCGCTGCAAACCCTCGAGCGCGGTGTCGGCGCCGAAAGCGGCTGCCGCGCGAGTTTCTGCCTCCGAGGCGTACGGCGCGTTGAAGGCCAGCACATAAGGCAGCACCGTGGCGTGGGTCTGGGCGTGCGGCAGGTCGAAGGTGCCGCCGAGCACATGACAGATCTTGTGGTGCAAACCGGAGCTGGCGGAGGCGAAAGACACCGCCGAGAGATACGCGCCGTACAGCGCCTCATCGCGCCCGTCGACGTCCCGGGGATCGGCGACGATCTTGGGCAGGCCGTTGCTCAGCGCCCGGATGCCTTCGGCCGCCAGCGCCGCGTTGATGGGGTTGGCCTTCGGCGCCCACAGCGAGTCGATGCAGTGGGCCATGCCGTTGAGCCCGGAGGCCACGGACATCTCCACCGGCAGGGAAAGCATGAGCTCGGAATCGTAGATCACGGTCTCCGGGAGCACGCGGGCGTCCACGCCGGTGGTCTTGCGCCCGGCTTCGGTCAGTCCCCAGACGTCGGTGGCCTCGGAGCCGGCGTAGGTGGTGGGCACCGCCACGATGGAAATGCCCGTGGTCAACGCCACCGCCTTGGCCAGTCCGGTGGTGGAGCCGCCGCCGACGCTGACCAGCAGGTCCACGTCGTACTCGGCTGCCACGGCACGGGCCTTCTCGGCGGTCTCGCCCGGCACGTGCATCACCACGTCAGAGTGCCAGACGGCGACCTCGATGTCCGCGGCCACCTGACGGGCCAGGTCCAGGGTGCGTTCCCCGGCGATGACCATCACATTGTTCGCGTTGAGGCGGTCGACTTCGGCGGCCAGGTTCTCCGCGGCCTGGCCGGCGCCGAAGCGGACCCGCTGGCCCAGGGTCACGTGTTCAAAGTTCAGTGCCATGTGTTTTCCTTGTTAGTTGCGATGAGCTGCGCAAGGTCGGTTACCGGGGGCAGGTGCAGGCGCCTTCAGTATCCACGACGTCGACGGCGCCCGCGGCGTTTCCGACGTTGACGGCGGTGGCCCGGATGGCCGTCAGTGACGCTCAGTCTGCCCGACCGCCGCCAGCACCGCCTGGGCCTTGAGTATCACCGGCCGGTCGATCATCTGCCCGTCGAGCGCGGTGGCGCCGTCAGCGGCCTCGACGACCTTGCGGGCCCACGCCACGTCCTCTTCGCTGGGCGCGAAGGCCTGCGTGGCCGGATCCAACTGGGCGGGGTGGATGCACAGGATGCCACTTAACCCGTTGCTTCGTGCCGAGCGTGCGGCGTCCGCCACGACCTCCGGATCCCGGAAATTCGGGCACGGCGAGGCGATCGGCCCGGCGAGGCCCGCCGCCGCGGAGGCCAGCACCAGCTGGGCGCGGGCGTGGGCCGTGGTGGCCGAATCGACGTCGCACCCCAGGTCGGCGGCCAGGTCGATGCCGCCGAGCGCCAGCCGCACGACGCTGGCGTGCTCGGCGATCTCCACGGCATTGAGCACGCCGCGGGCGGACTCGATCAGCGCAATGACCGGCACGTCCTCGCCCAGCTGTGCGAAGACGGCGGCTACGTCGTCCGCCGACTGCGTCTTGGCGGTCATGACGGCCAGGCGGGCGCGGGCGGCCTCGCTGAGATCGGCCAGCGCCGCCAGGTCCGCCTCGCCGGCGGGGGAGCGGGGCTCGCTGATGCGCACCACCATCCCGGAACGGTCGGTGAAGGCGGCGTCATCCTCCAAAATATCGGCCACGTTCACGCGTGCCTGCTCCTTGGCGTCGGCGGCGACGGCGTCCTCGAGGTCGGCGATGACGAGGTCTGCGTCGCCGGCCAGTGACTTCCGCACGCGGTCGGGGCGGTCGCCGGGGGAAAATAATGCTGTTTGTGCGATATTCAACATGTGGCGAAAGTGCTGGTCAGTCATGATTCTCCTGAAATATATTTTTAGGGTATCGGCGCGATTCCCACGAACTGCTTGCGGGGTTGGGGTGGTGCCAATATATTAGGTCATACCCCACGGTGATCGCCATCACCCCCATCACATCCTGTACCCAGAGTAAGGACGACGCCATGACCGCCGCAGTCAATAAGCCGGAGACCGCCGCCACCGCCGACGAGGCCGCGCAGAACGCCCGCAAGGTGCCCGGTTTCACCCAGGACGACCGCCCCGACCTGCAGCAGCTGCGTGAACAGCTGCGCAAGATCTGCGCCGAGTTTCCCAACGAGTACTGGCGTGAGGCCGACATCGAGCGTCGCTACCCGCAGGAGTTCGTCGACCGCATGACCCGGGAGCGCTACCTCGCCGCCCTGATCCCCGTCGAGTACGGCGGCCTGGGCTGGGGGATCACGGAAGCGTCGATCATCATGGAAGAGATCAACCGCTCCGGTGGTCACGCCGCGGCCTGCCACGCGCAGCTCTACACCATGAAGGCCGTGCTCAACCACGGTTCCCAGTGGCAGAAGGACACCTACCTGCCGCGCATCGCCGATGGCTCGATCCGCCTGCAGGCGTTTTCCATCACCGAGGAAAACGCCGGTTCCAACACCTCGGAGATCGAGACCCGCGCCGTGCGCGACGGCGACGAGTGGGTCATCACCGGGTGGAAGAACTGGACCAGCCGCCTGGATGAATCTGACCTCGCGCTGGTGCTGACCCGCACCTCCGACTACGACGAGTCCGACCGCACCGGCGGCCTGACGCTTTTCCTGATCGACCTGCGCGAGATCCGCGCGAACCAGCCGGGCGCCTTTGAGGCCCGCAAGGTGCGCACCATGTTCAACTACGCCACCAACCAGGCTCACTACCACGGCGTGCGCGTCCCGGATTCCGCCGTGGTCGGCGAGGTGGGCAAGGGGTTCCGTTACGTCATCGACGGCTGGAACATGGAGCGCATCCTGCTGGCCGCCGAGGCTCTCGGTGACGGCTACTGGTTCATCGACCAGGCCACCGCCTACGCGAATAACCGCGAGGTCTTCGGCCAGCAGATCGGCAAGAACCAGGGCGTGCAGTTCCCGATCGCCGATGCCTACATGAAGATCCGCGCCGCCGACGCCCTGCGCTGGGAGGCCTGCGAGCTCGCCGACAAGGACGCCCCCTGCGGAGCCGAGGCGAACATGGCCAAGCACGTCGCCTCCGAGGTCAGCTGGGAGGCCGCGAACGTCTGCCTCAACACCTTCGGCGGCTACGGCTTCGTCGACACCTACAACGTGGAGCGCAAATTCCGCGAAAACCGGATGTACCAGGTCGCGCCGGTGAACAATAACCTGATCAAGGCGTTCATCGGCACCAAGGTCCTGCGCATGCCGCGCAGCTACTAGGAACCTCAGGCTTATCGACGAAAGGACATTTCTCCCATGACCGATCAGAACAAGGTGCCCGTGGAGGGCTGGCGCGGACGCTTCTTCGAGGACTTCGACGTCGGCGACGTCTACCGCCACCCGTTGGGTCGCACCGTGATGGACGTCGACAACAGTTGGATGACGCTGTTGACGCAAAACACCGCGCCCATCCACTTCGACCGGCACTACTCCTCGCAGACCGAGTTCGGCCAACCGTTGGTGGACTCCACGTTCACCCTGGCGCTGGTCACCGGCCAGTCCGTCACGGACATCTCCATGAACGTGATGGC from Corynebacterium maris DSM 45190 includes these protein-coding regions:
- a CDS encoding HpcH/HpaI aldolase/citrate lyase family protein; translated protein: MTDQHFRHMLNIAQTALFSPGDRPDRVRKSLAGDADLVIADLEDAVAADAKEQARVNVADILEDDAAFTDRSGMVVRISEPRSPAGEADLAALADLSEAARARLAVMTAKTQSADDVAAVFAQLGEDVPVIALIESARGVLNAVEIAEHASVVRLALGGIDLAADLGCDVDSATTAHARAQLVLASAAAGLAGPIASPCPNFRDPEVVADAARSARSNGLSGILCIHPAQLDPATQAFAPSEEDVAWARKVVEAADGATALDGQMIDRPVILKAQAVLAAVGQTERH
- a CDS encoding acyl-CoA dehydrogenase family protein, whose translation is MTAAVNKPETAATADEAAQNARKVPGFTQDDRPDLQQLREQLRKICAEFPNEYWREADIERRYPQEFVDRMTRERYLAALIPVEYGGLGWGITEASIIMEEINRSGGHAAACHAQLYTMKAVLNHGSQWQKDTYLPRIADGSIRLQAFSITEENAGSNTSEIETRAVRDGDEWVITGWKNWTSRLDESDLALVLTRTSDYDESDRTGGLTLFLIDLREIRANQPGAFEARKVRTMFNYATNQAHYHGVRVPDSAVVGEVGKGFRYVIDGWNMERILLAAEALGDGYWFIDQATAYANNREVFGQQIGKNQGVQFPIADAYMKIRAADALRWEACELADKDAPCGAEANMAKHVASEVSWEAANVCLNTFGGYGFVDTYNVERKFRENRMYQVAPVNNNLIKAFIGTKVLRMPRSY
- a CDS encoding SDR family oxidoreductase; its protein translation is MQSIVVTGAAGGLGRAVVDEFLDRGWLVGAYDLEEPDVAEHPNLITGRLDVTDPDAWDAALADFHARAGRIDAVDNNAGLLIDGPLPDADPEKIRQLIEVNATGVTLGARASFEYLRATRGTLVNMASASAIYGQPGIAAYSATKFYVAGLTEALNLEWKKDKVRVVDVWPLWAKTTLADNGAASVKKLGVHITPEDVAEVVWAAVNPPTRWARGKVHYGVSRLDRLMYLGRSLATDRMAKNLTRLLAG
- a CDS encoding muconolactone Delta-isomerase family protein; the encoded protein is MFYMVQMFVNRPESVSDEKWAELRTAEMNYAQDLMREGKFRHVWRVVGDVSNVSIFDVDTHAELHDILQNLPLFPYMDVKVTPLAEHPSGLPEMYAYAS
- a CDS encoding LysR family transcriptional regulator, whose product is MELRLLQSFLVLSEELHFGRAAARLFIAQPPLTKQIHRLEKELGVQLFERHPRGARLTPAGEVLAEEARAIFAKVEEAEHNVRNADLSGVGHLVLGASGTTGAALLPGMLRDISAAAPGVDLGVRQFENSAQVAGAIIDGDLDAGLIQYPLEHAELSTRLVSTHHPVLLAPESHRLAEHDSVRVAELVDEDFIIPRRYSGSAQGKLIEEVCATADFSPRVVQEAADAYSVLVLVAGNQGVSISVSGVDAITQGVRAVPFADEGLPTLRLAIAWRKKNPSVLLQTAIDAVAADV
- a CDS encoding succinic semialdehyde dehydrogenase; the protein is MPTIHVTNPATGESLGEVPAHTAADTRKAFAFARRVQKTWAATGVHERKAVMLRYHDLLLDKQDELMDVIQDESGKNRAGAHEEILEAAITARHYGYAAGKLLRPTRVRGALPLLTETYVEHPPIGVVGVIAPWNYPLTLAVSDAVAALMAGNAVVLKPDAQTPLTALKAAEILADAGLPEGLFQVVTGSGKQVGQEIVAQCDYLMFTGSTATGRTLAAQASERLTGFSAELGGKNAMIVAADANVAKAAAGAVTACFSNSGQLCISIERIYVHDSVVKEFTEQFVAATKAMKVGGGHDWTLDMGSLISAEHREGVHEMVRDAVNKGATVLTGGKALPELGEAFYSPTVLVDVPVTARLHREEVFGPVVYIEAVSSHDEAVARANDTDYGLNASVWARPTTGKVIAAQLQVGTVNVNDGYAAAWSSMDAPMGGWKASGVGRRHGEEGLLKYTEPRTVAVQRVMPLTGPPGLDRGTVAEVYRAALKLGKRILR
- a CDS encoding MaoC family dehydratase codes for the protein MTDQNKVPVEGWRGRFFEDFDVGDVYRHPLGRTVMDVDNSWMTLLTQNTAPIHFDRHYSSQTEFGQPLVDSTFTLALVTGQSVTDISMNVMANLGWDRVRLPNPVYEGDTIYSETEVLSKRESKSRPNVGLVTVRTIGFNQEGTIVITFERTIMVYKRGQGPGHASVEPKWDERARKAAGIEE
- a CDS encoding maleylacetate reductase, giving the protein MALNFEHVTLGQRVRFGAGQAAENLAAEVDRLNANNVMVIAGERTLDLARQVAADIEVAVWHSDVVMHVPGETAEKARAVAAEYDVDLLVSVGGGSTTGLAKAVALTTGISIVAVPTTYAGSEATDVWGLTEAGRKTTGVDARVLPETVIYDSELMLSLPVEMSVASGLNGMAHCIDSLWAPKANPINAALAAEGIRALSNGLPKIVADPRDVDGRDEALYGAYLSAVSFASASSGLHHKICHVLGGTFDLPHAQTHATVLPYVLAFNAPYASEAETRAAAAFGADTALEGLQRLRGQVDAPQKLSDYGFTAEGVPHAVEIILEKVPANNPRKVTAENLTALLTAALNGDDPATIH